The following DNA comes from Gammaproteobacteria bacterium.
CGCGGAAGTGGCGCGCCGGGCGCAGACCCGGCGGCACCCGAATCAGCCACCGCCCGAACACGCTCCACACCAGGCAGCGCCCGGCGTTGGTCGCGGCCTGCGACAAATGCCCCCAGAACGCGGCATCAAAGGCTTGCAGCGCGTCGTCGTCGTTGTCCTGCGCCGCCGCCTCGATCTCTTTCAGCAGCCACGGGTGGCAGCGTATCGCGCCCTGGCCGAACACCATCATGCTGCGCGTCAGAATGTTGGCGCCCTCGACGGTGATGCCAATCGGCGCCGCCTGGTACAGCCGTGCGACATGGTTGCGCGGGCCAAGGCAAATGCCGGAACCGCCGTGCACATCCATCGCGTCGTTGGCGACCTGGCGCATGCGTTCGGTCAGGTGGTATTTGGTAATCGCCGACGCGATGGCCGGGCTGTGCCCCTGTTGCAGCGCCTCGGTGACGACGCTGCGCGCGGCGTCGGCCAGCCAGGTGTTGCCGGCGATGCGCGCCAGCGCCTCGGCGACGCCCTCAAACTCGCCGATGGGCAGATGAAACTGGTTGCGGATGCGCGCGTAGGCGCCGGTGGCGAAGCAGGCGGTCTTGCAGGCCGCGGTCGCCAGCGCCGGCAGCGAGATGGCGCGCCCGTCGGCGAGGCATTCCATCAGCATGCGCCAGCCGTCGCCGGCGCCGTCGGCGCCGCCGATGATCCAGTCAAGCGGAATGAACACATCGCGCCCGCGCGTCGGCCCGTTCATGAAGGCGACATTCAGCGGCAGGTGGCGCCCGCCAATCTCGACGCCGGGTGTGTTCACCGGAATCAGCGCCAGCGTGATGCCGACATCGCCCTTGTCGCCGAGCAGGTGCTGCGGGTCGCGGAGCCGAAACGCCAGCCCCAGCAGCGTCGCCACCGGCGCCAGCGTGATGTAGCGCTTGTCCCAGTTCAGGCGCACGCCGAGCACTTCGCGCCCGTTGAAGTGCCCGCGGCAGACGACGCCGGTGTCGGGGATGTTGCTCGCGTCCGACCCGGCCTGCGGGCCGGTCAGCGCGAAGCACGGAATGTCGTCGCCGCGCGCCAGCCGCGGCAGGTAATGGCGCCGCTGTTCGGGCGTGCCGTATTCCAGTATCAGTTTGCCGGGGCCGAGCGAATTCGGCACCATCGCCGTCACCGCCGCCGCCACCGAACGCCCGGCGATTTTCATGACGATGCACGAATGGGCGAGGGCCGAGAAACCGAGGCCGCCGTGCTCCTTCGGAATAATGATGCCGAAGAATTTCTTCTCGCGCAGGTAATCCCACACCGGCGGCGGCAGGCGGCCTTCCGATGTAATCCGCCAGTCGTCAAGCATCGCGCACAGCGTGTTGACGGGGCCTTCAAGAAAGGCGCTCTCCTCCGGCGACAGTTGCGCCGGTTCCTGCTCCATCAACTTCGCCCAGTCGGGCGCGCCGGTGAACAACTCGCCCTCCCATGACACGCTGCCGGCTTCAATGGCGATGCGCTCGCTGTCCGACATCTTCGGCAGCGCCTTGCGGAACAGCCGCAGCAGCAGGCGGCCTGGCAGTTCGCGGCGCAGCCCGTCGTGGCCGATGACAACGGCGGTGGACGCGAACGCAATCCACAGCACCACCTGCAACCACACCGGCGCCGGCGACAGCACGCTGTACGCCAGCAGCACCGCGCCGACGGCGCCGATGGCGGCAATGCGCCGGAGCCGGAAGCAGAACACCGCCGTCGCCGCCAGCGACAGCGCCGCAAGCCACAGCAGTTGCACGAGCAAGTCAATCATTGTTTTGTTCCGCGAGTCGGAAGGCGGGTTGCCGCTGAACGGCGTTGCGTCGGCAGGCCCGTCATCGTCTTGTTTCCACGCCGCCGCCGGCGCCGGTTATTCCTGCAGGAGTTTTTCGATGGCGCGCTCGATCTTGACGGCGCGGCGGTCGCCCTCGTGGGTTTCGCCGACGAACACGCCGCGCACCTTGCCG
Coding sequences within:
- a CDS encoding acyl-CoA dehydrogenase — its product is MIDLLVQLLWLAALSLAATAVFCFRLRRIAAIGAVGAVLLAYSVLSPAPVWLQVVLWIAFASTAVVIGHDGLRRELPGRLLLRLFRKALPKMSDSERIAIEAGSVSWEGELFTGAPDWAKLMEQEPAQLSPEESAFLEGPVNTLCAMLDDWRITSEGRLPPPVWDYLREKKFFGIIIPKEHGGLGFSALAHSCIVMKIAGRSVAAAVTAMVPNSLGPGKLILEYGTPEQRRHYLPRLARGDDIPCFALTGPQAGSDASNIPDTGVVCRGHFNGREVLGVRLNWDKRYITLAPVATLLGLAFRLRDPQHLLGDKGDVGITLALIPVNTPGVEIGGRHLPLNVAFMNGPTRGRDVFIPLDWIIGGADGAGDGWRMLMECLADGRAISLPALATAACKTACFATGAYARIRNQFHLPIGEFEGVAEALARIAGNTWLADAARSVVTEALQQGHSPAIASAITKYHLTERMRQVANDAMDVHGGSGICLGPRNHVARLYQAAPIGITVEGANILTRSMMVFGQGAIRCHPWLLKEIEAAAQDNDDDALQAFDAAFWGHLSQAATNAGRCLVWSVFGRWLIRVPPGLRPARHFRALTRMSAMFALASDFALLRVNRSLKRREHLSARLGDMLSYLYLASMALKHFNNRHSPWHERPLLDWAVLECTRCFHRALNDLLDNFPGRWTALKLRWLVYPLGRRVVPENDELNDRVARLPCEPSPARDALIEGLFTPEEQDDPLFVIADALNKVVAAAIPEKKLRGAQRAGDLPNDVVPDLALALEKNIISNGEADLIRKAREARDRVIAVDEFAGDAPESRPASAGAPPESRPNPADAVSEYRPGSVDTAPESRPNPVDAPPA